From Chitinophagales bacterium, one genomic window encodes:
- a CDS encoding agmatine deiminase family protein: protein MNQLKLFSILLLFLVLRTTGFSQAGTNNSEEAEAKAHYERLNQMSFEEYKAYFNKLHQRVPEDVAKRIAEIKVKKRNESRTIRPFKQENLKPRGSTVLPADARFPAEFDEMKGIIISWPYTNAAGTLIDTLRKQPSADIWKNIARGVQEGGATIYINVYAARDTSAILKYMEDKGYPLTNYQFMIRKGNAFWVRDYGPIPFYYDNDEKQGWVDYKYYPGRGLDDGMNAFWTTKLGNYPVYNSRLYYEGGNVIVDGTEKNQLLTSEMVVDANLDYFPTWTRQNVEDTLKNMFNSDDIHIKPYFEYEGGTGHIDLYLQRADDHTLVHTKMPVEMANIPTRDGGDTTWLDYQLANDNINYFSQMNTPTAGKKNFIKSIPLPKKDDGSWYTSGEDYNQYTRTYSNSLVVNNVIVLPMFHNENNGEKIWDDSALAQVQKHFPGYKIIPADMRVLDGSGGSIHCVTKEVPADNPVSIYNHYPYAGLQDYKSRYPALAKIKNHSGIQEAKIYYRTKGSSSWKSATMKDTLTNFFVGNILPTAKGKDTIEYYIEATSNNGKSMRKPISAPDGFYTFFTKVNTSYNSSIHSNSPINGLFIYPNPAKDYLKIEGVSTDNCLVKIKDISGKNLLTAQYKNNSNFDISMLNKGIYFVEVYNQKSEQISILKFIKE, encoded by the coding sequence ATGAACCAATTAAAATTATTCTCGATTCTTTTATTATTCCTTGTATTGAGGACAACAGGATTTTCTCAAGCAGGTACAAATAATAGTGAGGAAGCTGAAGCGAAAGCCCACTATGAGCGATTAAACCAAATGAGTTTTGAAGAATATAAAGCTTATTTTAATAAATTGCACCAGAGAGTGCCAGAGGATGTCGCTAAAAGAATAGCAGAAATCAAGGTAAAGAAAAGAAATGAATCTAGAACCATCCGACCATTTAAACAAGAAAATTTAAAGCCACGTGGCTCTACTGTTCTGCCTGCTGATGCACGCTTTCCTGCAGAGTTTGACGAAATGAAAGGAATTATTATTAGCTGGCCATATACCAATGCTGCAGGTACACTGATAGATACTTTGAGAAAGCAACCAAGTGCTGATATCTGGAAAAATATAGCACGAGGTGTACAAGAAGGTGGCGCTACTATTTATATCAATGTATATGCTGCTAGAGATACGAGTGCTATTCTTAAATATATGGAAGACAAAGGCTATCCCTTGACCAACTATCAATTTATGATTCGCAAAGGGAATGCCTTCTGGGTGCGTGATTATGGTCCTATCCCATTTTACTATGACAATGATGAAAAACAAGGATGGGTCGATTACAAATACTATCCTGGTCGTGGACTGGATGACGGAATGAATGCTTTCTGGACAACGAAATTAGGTAATTATCCTGTTTATAATTCGAGGTTATATTATGAAGGAGGAAATGTCATAGTGGATGGTACGGAAAAAAATCAACTATTAACCTCGGAAATGGTGGTAGATGCTAATCTAGATTACTTTCCTACATGGACAAGGCAAAATGTAGAGGACACCTTGAAAAATATGTTTAATTCCGATGATATCCATATCAAACCCTATTTCGAATACGAAGGAGGCACGGGTCACATAGACCTTTATCTACAGAGAGCAGACGACCATACCTTAGTGCATACCAAAATGCCAGTAGAAATGGCCAATATACCTACGAGGGATGGAGGAGATACCACTTGGTTAGATTATCAATTAGCTAATGATAACATCAATTATTTCAGTCAGATGAATACTCCTACTGCAGGTAAGAAGAATTTTATCAAATCGATACCACTTCCTAAAAAGGACGATGGTAGCTGGTATACCTCAGGAGAGGACTATAATCAATATACCAGAACCTATTCCAATAGTTTGGTGGTGAATAATGTTATCGTTCTACCGATGTTTCATAATGAAAATAATGGTGAAAAGATATGGGATGACTCAGCGTTGGCACAGGTTCAAAAACATTTCCCCGGGTATAAAATCATACCAGCTGACATGCGTGTGCTTGATGGCTCTGGTGGTTCGATACATTGTGTCACCAAAGAGGTTCCCGCAGACAATCCGGTCTCCATTTATAATCATTATCCTTATGCAGGTCTGCAAGATTATAAATCGAGATATCCTGCACTAGCCAAAATTAAAAATCATTCTGGCATCCAAGAAGCTAAAATCTATTATCGTACCAAAGGCAGTAGCTCATGGAAATCAGCCACTATGAAGGATACCTTAACGAATTTTTTTGTCGGTAATATCCTACCGACAGCCAAGGGTAAAGATACTATTGAATACTATATCGAAGCGACCTCCAATAATGGTAAATCCATGCGTAAGCCGATTTCTGCTCCTGATGGTTTCTATACATTCTTTACCAAGGTGAATACATCCTATAATTCCAGTATCCATTCAAACTCGCCTATTAATGGACTATTCATCTATCCCAATCCTGCTAAAGATTATTTGAAAATAGAAGGAGTTTCAACGGACAACTGTCTGGTAAAAATCAAAGATATAAGTGGTAAAAATCTTTTAACAGCTCAGTATAAAAACAATTCTAATTTTGATATTAGTATGCTGAACAAGGGGATATATTTTGTAGAGGTTTATAATCAAAAGTCAGAACAGATATCAATTTTAAAGTTCATTAAAGAATAG
- a CDS encoding endonuclease — protein MIRIFFSVLAFSFVSIVKGQMPTQQVTEAKITDTFAWKVNLSFKVPTTSDSAILIISTSPLSSLTLTNKFYGVGSHITPGIKVHRKFYKGSNTIEHSIKGLLANTTYYLAFYTFNNNMNGIFYNQTNPPRLSFKTKGRNIASYYSSLDTNKATFLSKLTTLLRNHNFSSTWYTEYTKVVDEVYVQDTFVNDSTKKYITCSYSNIKAIYNPNTAPSAVFPVTGFNREHTLPKNWMNFRGIPNNDLVDYAEGADWHNLTLTDGKVNEQRSDFVFKIPLSPSSMGNARFFENKSKYSDTNNCFEPQNSYKGDAARCIFYMQTCYHKLLDSSWSLKNGLRSFAKNQSDALLVQWAKNDPPDNQEIARHEYIASVQGSRNPFIDFPDWIECINFKDLSILKTCQGLEFKNSINSPSNSSWDVWYYKIVEGKYAIKLYHDKISTLNIYIYDLNGKLVKQENTLINEGENALPLELHGISKGQYILNIKSTERNKSFRLLLD, from the coding sequence ATGATAAGAATATTTTTTAGCGTTTTAGCGTTTTCGTTCGTTTCGATAGTTAAAGGTCAAATGCCTACACAGCAGGTTACAGAAGCTAAGATTACCGATACATTTGCCTGGAAAGTGAACCTCTCCTTTAAAGTACCTACGACCAGTGACAGCGCTATTTTAATCATTTCTACCTCTCCTCTATCGAGTTTAACCTTAACTAATAAGTTCTATGGAGTTGGTTCACATATTACACCGGGAATCAAAGTACATCGTAAATTTTATAAAGGGTCAAACACCATTGAACACAGTATAAAAGGCTTGCTAGCTAATACTACTTATTATTTAGCATTCTATACATTCAATAATAATATGAATGGTATTTTTTACAATCAGACCAATCCTCCACGCCTAAGTTTTAAAACAAAAGGTCGCAATATAGCTAGTTACTATTCTAGTCTAGATACGAATAAAGCCACATTTTTATCTAAGTTGACTACCCTTCTGCGCAATCATAACTTTTCTTCTACTTGGTATACAGAATACACTAAAGTGGTAGATGAAGTGTATGTACAAGATACCTTCGTCAATGATTCCACAAAAAAATATATTACTTGTAGTTATTCGAATATAAAGGCAATTTATAATCCTAATACGGCCCCATCGGCTGTTTTTCCGGTGACAGGCTTCAATAGAGAGCATACCTTGCCTAAAAATTGGATGAATTTCAGAGGAATACCGAATAATGATTTAGTAGACTACGCAGAAGGAGCTGATTGGCATAATCTAACGCTTACGGACGGCAAAGTCAACGAACAACGAAGTGACTTCGTTTTTAAAATTCCATTATCGCCTTCTAGCATGGGTAATGCTCGTTTTTTTGAAAATAAATCGAAGTATAGCGATACCAATAACTGTTTCGAGCCACAGAATAGCTACAAAGGAGACGCTGCGCGCTGTATTTTTTATATGCAAACCTGTTATCACAAATTATTGGATAGTAGCTGGAGTCTCAAAAATGGTTTACGCTCTTTTGCTAAGAATCAAAGTGATGCCTTGCTAGTACAATGGGCAAAAAATGACCCACCTGATAATCAGGAAATAGCTCGACATGAATACATAGCTTCGGTTCAGGGCTCTCGTAACCCATTTATTGATTTCCCAGATTGGATAGAATGTATCAATTTCAAAGATTTATCTATCTTAAAAACCTGTCAAGGTCTAGAATTTAAGAATTCGATTAACTCACCATCCAATTCTTCATGGGATGTATGGTATTATAAGATTGTTGAAGGAAAATATGCCATAAAACTATATCACGATAAGATTTCTACTTTGAATATTTATATTTATGATTTGAACGGTAAACTCGTTAAACAAGAAAATACCTTAATTAATGAAGGTGAAAATGCCCTTCCATTAGAATTACATGGAATTTCAAAAGGACAATATATTTTAAACATAAAATCCACAGAACGAAACAAATCGTTTAGATTGTTGTTAGATTAA